ATTAAAAGAACGTAAATTAAGAATTGAAGATGCATTAAACTCTACACGTGCTGCAGTTGAAGAAGGTATTGTAGCAGGCGGTGGTACTGCGCTTGTATCAATTTATAATAAAGTAGCAGAAGTAGATGCTAAAGGTGACGTACAAACAGGTGTAAATATTGTGTTGAAAGCTTTAGAAGCACCATTACGTCAAATCGTTGAAAATGCAGGATTAGAAGGATCAATCATCGTTGAAAAACTGAAAAGTGCAGAAGAAGGTATTGGATTCAATGCAGCAACAGACGAATGGGTTAACATGTTAGACGCAGGTATTGTAGATCCAACAAAAGTTACACGTTCAGCATTACAAAACGCAGCTTCAGTAGCAGCAATGTTCTTAACAACTGAAGCAGTAGTAGCAGAAATACCACAAGACGAACCAGCAGCACCAGATATGGGCGGCATGGGCGGAATGCCAGGTATGATGTAATAGATTCGTAAATAAAAGAGAGTGAGATATTAAAACTCATTCTTAAAATAAAAGATCTCCTCTTAGGCTAAAGCCTAGTGAGGAGATTTTTTTATATTTTAACATCGTGGAGAATATTCATTTTTATAATATTTTTTCTTTTAAGTACATGTTGTATGTTGCAAGACTGGTTAAACAAGCAACATAGAACGTCTGAATGTTGCAAGACTGACTAAACAAGCAACATAGAAGTTCTGAATGTTGCAAGACTGGTTAAACAAGCAACATAGAACGTCTGAATGTTGCAAGACTAACTAAACAAGCAACATAGAAGCACTTTATATTCATGATATATGATGAATTTATGATAAAATAGACATAATTTGTAATAAAGGGGAATAAGTATGATTAGACCTGCTCAAAAGCATGATGCAAAAAAGTTAAGTGAGTTAATGTATATTATTTGGCATGATATGGAATTACCTATCGTTGTTAATAATGATAAAGATACTGTATTAAAAGTTATTGAACAAAGTATGGTTGAGGGTAATTATAGAAATCATTTCAAACATATTCATATATTTGAAGTTGAAGGTGAATTGGCTGGATTTATTAATTGTTATGCTGGTGATGATGAACTCCAACTTGAAAAGAATTGGCATGATATTCAATTTGATCAATCTTTCATATTAGAGGGTACACCTTTATCTGAACAAGAAGCGGAAAGTGGCGATCTGTATATTGAATCTATTGCAGTATTTTCGAAATTTAGAGGGAGAGGCATTGCATCTAAATTGATAGATTATACTTTTGATCATGCAAAATCATTAGGCTTTAATCAAGTTTCTTTAAACTGTGAAGTGGATAATGAAGGGGCGATGAAATTATATCAAAAGCTTGGTTTTGAACCTTCACATGATAAAGTTTTAAGTGGTCACGATTATAAATATATGGTTAAAGCTGTATAATATAGGCAATAAAACAACACGCGATGTTAAATACATTGCGTGTTGTTTTTATTGTTTTCTATTTCAAGCAGTAATTCTTTTCTTTCTATACCACTTGAATAACCTCCTATTGAACCATCTGCTGCTATGACTCTATGACAAGGCACAAGTATGGTTAGAAAGTTTCTACCATTTGCATTTGCTACTGCACGAAATGCAGTTGGTTGTCCTATATTTTCAGCAAGTTGTTTATAAGATATTGTTTCTCCATAAGGAATTTCACATAGTGCGCGC
This portion of the Mammaliicoccus vitulinus genome encodes:
- a CDS encoding GNAT family N-acetyltransferase, producing MIRPAQKHDAKKLSELMYIIWHDMELPIVVNNDKDTVLKVIEQSMVEGNYRNHFKHIHIFEVEGELAGFINCYAGDDELQLEKNWHDIQFDQSFILEGTPLSEQEAESGDLYIESIAVFSKFRGRGIASKLIDYTFDHAKSLGFNQVSLNCEVDNEGAMKLYQKLGFEPSHDKVLSGHDYKYMVKAV